The sequence below is a genomic window from Burkholderia contaminans.
CAACTGCGCGGTCGCTTCGCCGACGTCGGCCGATGCGGCCTTCACGGCCGCCGCGGCCGCGCGAATGTCCGGGCGCGCCTGCAGCAGATCGGACGGCACGGCCACGGGCACGTGCGCCGGCAGCGACAAGCCGCTGAACGCCGGAATCGGCGGCGCCGCGTCAGGCGTACGGCCCAGCAGGATCGCCAGCGCGTGAACCGCGCGTGCGCGTTGCTGGCGCAACGGCGGCAGCGTCGCGGCAAGCGACGCGGCATCCTGCGCCGAGGCCAGCGCCTGCACGTGCGACATCGCGCCGAGCGCGTAGCGCTGCTGGTCCTCGCGCGCGGCCGCGTCGGCCACGGCGACCGTGCGCTCGGTCAACAGGATCTGGCGGTCGAGTGCCGCCGCGCCGATGGCGGTGCCGACGATGTTGGCCGCCAGCGCGCGCCGCGCGGCTTCGAGTTCGCAGCCGCGAACGTCGACACGCGCGGCGCTCGCCGCGTTCGCATACCGCGTGGCGCCGAACAGGTCGAACGTGTAATGCGCCTGCAGTTGTCCGACGAAGACGTTGTAGCGCAGGTTTTGCGCGCCCGCGCCGGAAATGTCCGGCGTGCGCGTGCGGGCCACCTGCGCGTTTGCATCGATCGACGGCAGCGTCGACGCGCCAACCTGCGCGCGCAGCTCCTCCTGCGCGGCGGCGAGCGTCTTTTCCGTCGCGGCGAGCGTCGGATTCGCGCGCAGCCCTTCGTCGACCAGCGCGTCGAGCGCGCTGGAGCGATATAGCCGCCACCACTGCGGGACGGGCGCGGCGCCGATGTCGAATTGCTGCGCGAGCCCGGCCGCTTCGGCGGTGCGCGGTGCCTGCGGCGTCTCGCCGTAGTGAGCCGGCGACGGCATCGCGGGCGGCGTGCTGCTCGGGGCCATCGCGCAGCCGCCCAGGCCGAGCGCGGCGCTCGCGGCGAGCACCGAGGTGATACGAGGGAATTTCATCAGCATGTCTCCGAGGAGGCGACGTCCATTGCGCGCGACTCGCGTTCGTCGCTGCGTACCTTGAAGCACGTCGCATAGAGGGCCGGCAGGAAGAAGACGGTCAGCACCGTCGCGATCGTGATGCCGCCCATCAGCGCGGTGGCCATCGGGCCGAAGAAGCCGGAGCGCAGCAGCGGGATCAGCGCCAGCACCGCGGCGGCGGCGGTCAGCATGATCGGCCGGAAGCGGCGCACGGTCGCGCCGACGATCGCGGTGAAGCGCGGCTGCCCGGCGGCGATGTCCTGGTCGATCTGGTCGACGAGGATCACCGAGTTGCGCATGATGATCCCGAACATCGCGATCACGCCGAGCAGCGCGACGAAGCCGAACGGCTTGCCGAACAGCAGCAGCGCGGCGACCACGCCAATCAGGCCGAGCGGCGCCGTCAGCACGACGATGAAGGTGCGCGAGAAGCGCTTGAGCTGGATCATCAGCAGCGTCAGCACCGCGATGATCATCAGCGGCATCTGCGCGTTGATCGACGTCTGGCCCTTCATGCTTTCCTCGGCGGCGCCGCCGATCTCGATCCGGTATCCGGCCGGCAGCGTGGCGCGCACCGTCGCGAGCGCCGCGTCGATGTCGCGCGTCACGCCGATGCTCGGCGCTTCGCCGCGCACGTCGGCCTGCACGGTGACGGTCGGCTGGCGGTCGCGTTCCCAGATCACGCCGTATTCGAGCGTGTCGCGCACGTGGCCGATCGTGCCGAGCGGCACCGGGCCGTGCGGCGTCGGGATCGCCAGGCCCGCGAGCTTCGACGGGTCGATGCGTTCGCGCTTCGGCGCGCGTAGGTCGACGTCGACCAGCTTGTCGCGCTCGCGATACTGCGTGACCGTGTAGCCCGACAGCGTCATCGCGAGGAAGCCCGACA
It includes:
- a CDS encoding efflux transporter outer membrane subunit, with the translated sequence MKFPRITSVLAASAALGLGGCAMAPSSTPPAMPSPAHYGETPQAPRTAEAAGLAQQFDIGAAPVPQWWRLYRSSALDALVDEGLRANPTLAATEKTLAAAQEELRAQVGASTLPSIDANAQVARTRTPDISGAGAQNLRYNVFVGQLQAHYTFDLFGATRYANAASAARVDVRGCELEAARRALAANIVGTAIGAAALDRQILLTERTVAVADAAAREDQQRYALGAMSHVQALASAQDAASLAATLPPLRQQRARAVHALAILLGRTPDAAPPIPAFSGLSLPAHVPVAVPSDLLQARPDIRAAAAAVKAASADVGEATAQLFPSLSLTATMGRGGFSWPALLSGAGGLWAVGAGLSQPLFHGGALLAHRRATRDAYDAAVLQYKATVLSAFGDVADSLAALENDAEALAANELAARAAGEGFDETVQRRALGAVPMTAQRASERQYLNAELDSVRAASRRMTDTAALLQAMGELPPDARTAVAARQ